Proteins encoded together in one Candidatus Jidaibacter acanthamoeba window:
- a CDS encoding tyrosine-type recombinase/integrase, with product MTSKINFTKTEVMNLPLPEKGKINYYYDKQVNGLGLMLFASGTRTFFLYKRINGRPDKVKLGRFPEISVEQARKAAYSAITDIAKGINPKDEKIFAKKVLLFSELFNEYMDKHARLHKKCWREDNNAYRVHLTRFYNKKINNIFKGDIIELQANLLKNSGLYSANRVLALLTTIFNKAIEWGFLDNNPCIGIKKFREKSRDRFIQDDEIPRFFEALNNEPNETFKDFFYICLLTGARRSNVQAMNWQDINLERAEWYIRETKNGESQIIPLIPQAVELLYSRLKNKINDWVFLSETSKSGHIEEPKNVWKRILKNAGIENLRIHDLRRTLGSWQAATGANSYIIGKSLGHKTQSATAVYARLNLDPVRTSVGRAVDAMFNTTLKKG from the coding sequence ATGACAAGTAAGATTAATTTCACTAAAACAGAAGTTATGAATTTACCCTTACCTGAAAAAGGAAAGATAAATTATTATTATGATAAACAGGTGAATGGCCTTGGTCTTATGTTATTTGCTAGTGGTACAAGAACATTTTTTTTATATAAACGCATAAATGGCAGGCCTGACAAAGTGAAATTAGGTAGATTTCCTGAAATCTCTGTTGAGCAGGCAAGAAAAGCTGCTTATTCCGCTATTACAGATATTGCCAAGGGTATTAACCCAAAAGATGAGAAAATATTTGCCAAGAAAGTTCTTTTATTTTCTGAGCTTTTTAATGAATATATGGATAAGCATGCTCGTTTGCATAAAAAATGTTGGAGAGAAGATAATAACGCTTATAGGGTACATCTCACACGCTTTTATAACAAAAAAATTAATAATATTTTTAAAGGTGATATTATAGAACTTCAAGCTAATTTGCTTAAAAATAGTGGGCTTTACTCTGCTAATAGAGTTTTAGCATTGCTTACAACAATATTTAATAAGGCTATTGAATGGGGATTCTTGGATAATAACCCATGTATAGGAATAAAAAAATTTAGAGAGAAAAGCCGGGATAGATTTATTCAAGATGATGAAATACCAAGATTTTTTGAAGCATTGAATAATGAGCCGAATGAAACGTTTAAAGATTTTTTTTATATATGTTTACTAACTGGTGCTAGGCGGAGTAACGTGCAGGCAATGAATTGGCAGGATATAAATCTAGAAAGAGCTGAATGGTATATCAGAGAAACTAAAAATGGAGAATCGCAAATTATACCTTTAATCCCACAAGCGGTGGAACTGTTATACTCCAGATTGAAAAATAAAATTAATGATTGGGTATTTTTAAGTGAAACTAGTAAGAGCGGGCATATTGAAGAGCCAAAAAATGTATGGAAAAGAATATTAAAGAATGCAGGTATTGAAAACTTACGTATTCATGACTTACGCAGAACCTTAGGCAGCTGGCAAGCTGCCACAGGAGCTAATAGCTATATTATAGGAAAGTCTCTTGGTCATAAAACCCAATCAGCCACAGCTGTATATGCCAGGTTAAACCTTGATCCAGTCAGAACTTCTGTAGGCCGTGCAGTTGATGCTATGTTCAATACCACTTTGAAAAAAGGTTAA
- a CDS encoding single-stranded DNA-binding protein — MQNGAYVDLYGRLYRDIQIRYSLTQKLYGIVIIAVKQKIGYHPYSRDPIHVTKLFQAVIWNDDLINKLKDLLTKGKRIYLKGELDIIQAKNLDPDAQLVITVRSEAGITILSNSTFAETEDEISPDCFDIIPKDIYH; from the coding sequence ATGCAAAACGGTGCTTATGTTGATTTATACGGAAGATTATACCGGGACATTCAAATTAGGTATTCTTTAACACAAAAACTTTATGGGATTGTTATAATTGCTGTAAAACAGAAAATAGGTTATCATCCTTACTCCAGGGATCCTATCCATGTTACAAAGCTTTTCCAGGCAGTAATTTGGAATGATGATTTAATTAATAAATTGAAAGATTTATTAACAAAAGGAAAGAGAATTTACTTAAAAGGAGAGCTGGATATAATACAAGCTAAAAACTTAGACCCTGATGCTCAGCTTGTAATCACTGTAAGAAGTGAAGCAGGAATCACCATCCTTTCCAATAGTACGTTTGCTGAAACGGAGGATGAAATTTCTCCGGATTGCTTCGATATAATTCCTAAAGATATATATCATTAA
- a CDS encoding tetratricopeptide repeat protein, whose product MKRLYYLIKCIIAVTFLFIPVNKCFSKQLIGKNPPKVWNVPIHNEYFTGRKEILKQVTQTLKKGNVAIIAGISGIGKTQVAKKYAVINNEKYDIIWWFDADKDLFDQFRILAEMINNTYIKQEEKIPVNTTPESIVEGVKNYLRLTTLKWLLIFDDSPNEAKIKNLIPQRYNNIGGDIVITSKNLISWKGAMKLGKFSREESKEYLIKLLPSDDLKSLDKLAEILDDYPLALSQSVAYLKANHSIGLNDYIEIFKSAKTSLWDKEQKLHEENSGLPDLDSYSGNVFTSLSISINDLKKKCPLAFDILAFCSTLNNEKIPEDFLQSLVEDKMKESRLEFTDALARLNNYMLIEKNKLANAEESITTYSMHAIVQHVVQEMLSKDVKINNIKLAQQIISNKLPDQIEELAPLILSRPYIFDHLGTIATKSKELLVYTEDLAAMYIRQLEYDLLVTLDYDSCSRLIDEINNLINYDIKINGLLLAQFHHIKAIYHNWRFANSELSIQEANKALMLLKQYPERVSDHLNLYNQLAQFYIYQGDIDNADKYVNLAEVIIRSNRDIKAGLFNAVKAKVEMDKGNYLDALNLVTKAIDYEEVKDIREVPGEWPLFLLQAEVFLKAGRYSEAFDLSNKLYELANKYYKDMDHELIARILIVLSASAIKLSKLELAKNYIEKALYILRKILGDDAIDIDMANTLVILGEVNEKQHRYTEANEYYVMAELTFKQLFEDSRTDDISYLYYRLGIVGAKSKDSFQFNQYLNLHKAKFGLLHHRTEKLIRYFVDNIEH is encoded by the coding sequence ATGAAACGCTTGTATTACCTAATTAAGTGCATAATTGCTGTAACATTTTTATTTATACCTGTTAATAAATGCTTTTCAAAGCAGCTTATAGGAAAAAACCCACCTAAAGTATGGAACGTACCTATCCATAATGAATACTTTACGGGTAGAAAAGAAATATTGAAACAAGTTACCCAAACATTAAAAAAAGGGAATGTTGCAATTATTGCGGGCATTTCAGGCATAGGTAAAACTCAAGTTGCAAAGAAGTATGCCGTTATAAATAATGAAAAATATGATATTATTTGGTGGTTTGACGCGGATAAAGATTTATTTGACCAGTTCAGGATACTTGCTGAAATGATTAATAACACTTATATTAAGCAGGAAGAAAAAATACCTGTCAACACCACACCTGAAAGCATAGTTGAAGGCGTTAAGAACTACTTAAGGCTTACTACTTTAAAATGGTTATTAATATTTGATGATAGCCCGAATGAAGCTAAAATAAAAAATTTAATTCCTCAAAGATACAACAATATCGGCGGCGACATAGTCATCACATCAAAAAACTTAATTTCATGGAAAGGAGCTATGAAACTTGGAAAATTTAGTAGAGAAGAATCAAAAGAGTATTTAATTAAGTTACTTCCTTCGGATGATTTGAAGAGCTTGGATAAGTTAGCTGAAATTTTAGATGATTATCCGCTCGCCTTATCTCAGTCGGTTGCATATCTTAAAGCTAATCATTCGATTGGTTTAAATGACTACATTGAAATATTTAAATCCGCTAAAACCTCCTTATGGGATAAAGAGCAAAAATTACATGAAGAAAATAGCGGATTACCTGATTTGGACAGTTACTCAGGCAATGTGTTTACTTCACTCTCCATTTCCATAAACGACCTTAAAAAGAAGTGCCCTTTAGCATTTGATATTCTGGCATTTTGTTCCACTCTTAATAATGAAAAGATACCTGAAGATTTTTTACAAAGTTTAGTAGAAGATAAAATGAAAGAAAGCCGGCTGGAATTTACTGATGCACTAGCCAGGCTAAATAATTATATGCTGATTGAGAAAAATAAATTAGCGAATGCAGAAGAGTCGATTACAACATACTCAATGCATGCAATTGTACAGCACGTAGTACAAGAAATGCTAAGCAAAGATGTTAAGATAAATAATATCAAGCTAGCTCAGCAAATTATCAGTAACAAACTACCTGATCAAATTGAGGAGCTAGCTCCGCTGATCTTAAGTAGGCCATATATTTTTGATCACTTAGGAACTATTGCAACTAAATCAAAGGAATTGTTAGTATATACTGAAGACCTTGCTGCCATGTATATTAGGCAGCTTGAATACGATTTACTGGTTACCTTAGATTATGATTCTTGTAGCAGATTGATAGACGAGATAAATAATTTAATTAATTACGATATAAAGATAAACGGATTATTATTAGCACAATTCCATCATATCAAAGCTATATATCACAACTGGAGGTTTGCAAATTCAGAATTATCTATTCAAGAAGCTAATAAAGCTTTAATGCTGCTTAAGCAATACCCTGAAAGGGTTTCTGATCACTTGAATCTATATAACCAGCTTGCTCAGTTTTATATTTATCAAGGTGATATAGATAATGCAGATAAATACGTAAACTTAGCAGAAGTAATAATTAGGAGCAATCGTGATATAAAAGCAGGATTGTTTAATGCCGTAAAAGCTAAGGTAGAGATGGATAAAGGTAATTACCTGGATGCATTAAACTTAGTTACTAAAGCAATTGATTATGAAGAAGTAAAAGATATTAGAGAAGTGCCGGGAGAATGGCCGTTATTTTTATTGCAAGCTGAAGTTTTTCTTAAAGCAGGCAGATATAGTGAAGCTTTTGACCTAAGTAATAAATTATATGAACTGGCTAATAAGTATTACAAAGATATGGATCACGAATTAATAGCTAGAATATTAATAGTTCTTTCCGCTTCAGCAATAAAACTAAGTAAATTAGAGTTAGCTAAAAACTATATTGAGAAAGCTTTGTATATACTAAGAAAAATACTGGGTGATGATGCCATAGATATTGATATGGCGAACACTTTAGTTATTCTGGGTGAGGTAAATGAAAAACAGCATAGATATACTGAAGCGAATGAATATTACGTAATGGCCGAACTAACTTTTAAACAACTTTTTGAAGATTCGAGAACTGATGATATTAGCTACTTATACTATAGGTTAGGTATTGTCGGAGCAAAATCAAAAGACTCATTCCAATTCAACCAATATCTTAATTTGCATAAAGCTAAATTCGGATTACTTCATCATAGGACTGAGAAGTTGATTAGGTATTTTGTAGATAATATTGAGCATTAG
- a CDS encoding helix-turn-helix domain-containing protein has product MKNISKNLRSLIGGRKINISELAQRANIPKHQMYNIINGRSQNLDVLYKITNILGITLEDLLQDSLTAIEELNKSTKATIAIIKKDEEVNPEEYIKVVNCLKEVIREFNIIISLHQFEKIANLLYSYHNLVLSYHDRKILALGMVLHSLECINKE; this is encoded by the coding sequence GTGAAAAATATATCTAAAAACTTAAGGTCGCTTATAGGTGGCAGAAAGATTAATATTTCTGAACTTGCACAAAGAGCTAATATACCTAAGCATCAAATGTATAATATAATTAACGGCCGTTCTCAAAATCTGGATGTGCTATATAAAATTACAAATATACTTGGAATAACGCTGGAAGATTTATTACAAGACAGCCTTACAGCGATTGAAGAGCTTAATAAATCCACAAAAGCTACTATAGCTATTATAAAAAAAGACGAAGAGGTTAATCCTGAAGAATATATAAAAGTGGTTAATTGCTTAAAGGAGGTTATAAGGGAATTTAATATAATAATAAGCTTGCACCAATTTGAGAAAATAGCAAATTTATTGTATTCTTATCACAACCTTGTGCTTTCCTATCATGATAGAAAAATACTTGCATTAGGTATGGTTTTGCATAGCTTGGAATGTATTAATAAAGAATAA
- a CDS encoding ankyrin repeat domain-containing protein, whose translation MSNKDFLIIAGEFNQTGQLETKNRKIFDEIKDVFKRKKAKDYVDHLFDMISESVNEVFKVQGVKGWKKWITHGQIATVGIAYSYLDYLKDEREISGNQGWKAEQIAAAQTIASWLTSGIAGGVTGTALGLLGAAPAACFAGVIVVGSVAITIFEEAKFFGEHEDNKSAKEVIADLLRDKVVPKVIEVHRPQNSSIIELDNMGINDHNISSINSINVTRDTELALDTSFFDKQEDRCKNEVKIIELLKSELSKYVGLDKLLNDPLTIILNKQPEEEYFISEANRMLESELESAIKTGCIYTVKLLLTKYKVAINNSEDRFYNSLAVAVEQKDYKIEIIKLLLENGANVNAIKYEPIISRAVRYERIEIIRVLLGDKNIFLNLKKEDNPLYIAVSMGSYDIINLLLEAGADPNIQLNLKPDREIDFFRKKVSCFDTVLDKAIDAGDYRIVELLLKYRANPNIPSAGSSDWGKYCFEEYNLYPLQRAIKNNNITLTKTLLAYKADPNISSAYPQYKEDSFNLLYEAIYSKNIELVRLLLEHGGDPNGNSRHPNPIRYAFKNNIEIAKLIISYSSKFQKERNLALTKKNLLNAIAHAIDYNSINIIKLIFSSYYNIYLDNEVGSCLLVEAAWNKSNLEIINCLIDNKVNINIGCNYDILWRRDLLNPENIVKIIDAENNRNNNEKRFALQEAVKQDNIEIVELLILKGAKVNIIDYFGDTPLSIAVKNSFYNTAELLLKNDADPNYIIINPQDGRTPSGEIRKCFRKDDQYGLLQIAVYNDNYEMAKLLLSYGADVNQKSAYGWLPIIESIFRTWCDQQRKPNYNIAKLLIQYRADPNSEYYGVTLPQLILQGIKEVKDAFAFWEPIFKTGEIPAIYAEYFNKNPIDKVIVEYNAFIEENLSLIKLLINKGFDVNKHGKYNGLTNTYGNSALQLAIKHKDHKMVEFFLEVGADPNSPDAPRYSILYSAIKSLDKDIITKLISYGAYPNIKDLPHIGSYDLKEIPIADIVSFLEVLFQFGGNPNHIIEEMEFRVRCYKGDDPCFSYREKLKDSIISLTTLYGYIDEENIFLNKARKIDLIVPPATNGNDVISLVKPGYYWGLGGNDIFKIHYTYNNILAAFEQLESKKTPIEELRKHHLIIMDFSRCNPAEKIDLSEFKLIKSYSEVNLVNTTILDRPSVLLSINLNGENTEIAALCGISIDHISEANFIFG comes from the coding sequence ATGAGTAATAAGGATTTCCTGATAATAGCAGGTGAATTTAACCAGACTGGCCAACTAGAAACTAAAAATAGAAAAATATTTGATGAAATTAAGGATGTTTTTAAAAGAAAAAAGGCTAAGGACTACGTTGATCATTTATTTGATATGATTTCCGAGAGTGTTAATGAGGTCTTTAAAGTGCAAGGCGTTAAGGGATGGAAAAAATGGATTACTCATGGTCAGATAGCTACAGTTGGAATCGCTTATAGCTATCTAGATTATCTTAAAGATGAAAGAGAAATAAGTGGCAACCAAGGATGGAAAGCTGAACAAATTGCAGCTGCTCAAACAATTGCTTCATGGCTAACTAGTGGTATTGCTGGAGGAGTAACTGGTACTGCTTTAGGGCTTTTAGGTGCTGCTCCTGCTGCTTGTTTTGCAGGTGTAATAGTTGTGGGTTCAGTAGCTATAACAATATTTGAAGAAGCGAAATTTTTTGGTGAGCATGAAGATAATAAATCGGCTAAAGAAGTAATAGCTGATTTATTAAGAGATAAGGTAGTGCCAAAAGTTATTGAAGTACATAGGCCTCAAAACTCCTCTATAATTGAATTGGATAATATGGGTATAAATGATCATAACATTTCTAGTATAAATTCTATTAATGTAACCAGAGATACAGAGTTAGCGTTAGATACTAGCTTCTTCGATAAGCAGGAAGATAGATGTAAAAATGAAGTAAAGATAATTGAGTTATTGAAATCAGAGTTAAGCAAATATGTTGGTTTAGATAAGCTCTTAAATGACCCGCTTACTATAATACTCAATAAGCAACCAGAAGAAGAATATTTTATTTCTGAAGCTAATAGAATGCTTGAGAGTGAACTAGAATCCGCAATAAAAACAGGGTGTATTTATACTGTTAAGCTTTTACTAACAAAATATAAGGTAGCAATAAACAACTCAGAAGATAGATTCTATAATTCATTAGCTGTAGCAGTAGAGCAAAAGGATTATAAAATAGAAATTATTAAATTGCTTCTTGAAAATGGAGCAAATGTTAATGCTATTAAATATGAGCCAATAATTAGTAGGGCAGTAAGATATGAAAGGATAGAAATAATAAGAGTACTACTAGGAGATAAAAATATTTTCTTAAATTTAAAAAAAGAAGATAACCCTTTATACATAGCCGTATCAATGGGAAGCTATGATATTATAAATTTATTACTTGAAGCAGGAGCTGACCCGAATATTCAACTTAATTTAAAACCTGATAGAGAAATTGATTTCTTTAGAAAAAAGGTTTCTTGCTTTGATACCGTATTAGATAAAGCAATTGATGCAGGAGATTATAGGATTGTTGAATTATTACTAAAATACAGGGCTAATCCAAATATTCCCTCTGCAGGATCAAGCGATTGGGGAAAATATTGTTTTGAGGAATATAACCTATATCCCTTACAACGTGCAATAAAAAATAATAATATCACTTTAACTAAAACTTTACTAGCTTATAAAGCTGACCCAAATATCTCGTCGGCTTACCCGCAATATAAAGAAGATAGTTTTAACCTTTTATATGAAGCAATATATTCAAAAAATATTGAGCTAGTTAGATTATTATTAGAGCATGGGGGTGATCCTAATGGTAACTCACGCCACCCTAATCCAATAAGATATGCCTTTAAAAATAATATTGAAATAGCTAAGCTAATAATAAGCTATAGTTCCAAATTTCAAAAAGAAAGAAATCTTGCACTTACAAAGAAAAATTTACTAAATGCTATTGCTCATGCAATAGACTATAATTCGATCAATATTATAAAATTAATTTTTTCCTCATATTATAATATCTATTTGGATAATGAAGTTGGTAGTTGTTTGCTAGTTGAGGCGGCTTGGAATAAAAGTAACCTTGAGATAATAAATTGTTTAATTGACAACAAAGTAAATATTAATATTGGTTGCAATTATGATATATTATGGCGTAGAGATCTTTTAAATCCGGAAAACATTGTTAAAATTATAGATGCAGAAAATAATAGAAATAACAATGAGAAGAGATTCGCTCTCCAAGAGGCTGTAAAGCAAGATAATATTGAAATAGTTGAGCTATTAATTTTAAAGGGGGCTAAAGTTAATATTATAGATTATTTTGGCGATACTCCATTAAGTATAGCAGTCAAAAATTCTTTTTATAATACAGCAGAATTGTTATTAAAAAATGATGCTGACCCAAATTATATTATAATTAATCCTCAAGATGGGAGAACTCCATCTGGAGAAATTCGTAAGTGTTTTAGAAAAGATGATCAATATGGATTATTACAAATAGCAGTATATAATGATAATTATGAAATGGCAAAGCTTTTATTAAGTTATGGTGCGGATGTAAATCAAAAAAGTGCATATGGATGGTTGCCAATAATAGAATCTATTTTTAGAACTTGGTGTGATCAACAAAGAAAACCCAATTATAATATTGCAAAATTGTTAATACAATATAGGGCAGACCCTAACTCTGAATATTATGGAGTTACTCTACCTCAATTAATTTTACAGGGTATAAAAGAAGTAAAAGATGCATTTGCTTTTTGGGAGCCAATATTTAAAACGGGTGAAATTCCAGCAATATATGCTGAATATTTTAATAAAAACCCTATTGATAAGGTGATAGTAGAATACAATGCATTTATTGAAGAAAACCTAAGCTTAATTAAGTTATTAATTAATAAAGGATTCGATGTTAATAAACATGGAAAGTATAATGGGCTGACTAATACTTATGGGAACTCAGCACTACAATTAGCAATAAAACATAAAGATCATAAAATGGTGGAGTTTTTTCTTGAAGTAGGCGCTGATCCAAATTCACCTGATGCTCCTAGATATTCCATACTTTATTCAGCAATTAAGAGTCTAGACAAAGATATAATAACTAAACTTATTAGTTATGGAGCTTATCCTAATATTAAGGATTTACCTCATATAGGGAGCTATGATCTAAAAGAAATACCAATTGCTGATATTGTAAGTTTTTTAGAAGTTTTATTCCAGTTTGGTGGTAACCCTAATCATATTATTGAGGAAATGGAATTTCGGGTCAGATGTTATAAGGGTGATGACCCTTGTTTTTCATATAGGGAAAAACTTAAAGATTCAATAATTAGTTTAACTACGTTATATGGTTATATAGATGAAGAAAATATTTTTTTGAATAAGGCTAGGAAGATTGACCTAATAGTGCCACCGGCAACTAATGGAAATGATGTTATTAGTTTAGTGAAGCCAGGTTATTACTGGGGATTAGGTGGAAATGATATATTTAAGATTCATTATACTTACAATAATATCCTTGCGGCTTTTGAACAATTGGAGAGTAAAAAAACACCAATAGAAGAGTTGAGAAAGCACCATTTAATAATAATGGATTTTTCAAGATGTAATCCAGCAGAGAAAATCGATTTATCTGAGTTTAAACTAATTAAGTCTTACAGTGAGGTGAATTTAGTAAATACCACTATTCTTGATAGGCCTTCAGTTTTGCTTTCAATAAATCTAAATGGTGAAAATACAGAAATAGCAGCCTTATGTGGAATTAGCATTGATCATATTAGTGAAGCAAATTTTATTTTTGGTTAA
- a CDS encoding sensor histidine kinase, giving the protein MNYKNFINILRWNYRLNYENSLFNKVYQLQLKPIYKSSILALCLICIVIILGTFYVEYYTIRKSVKLRAEQIHESLASTMLRYNESLLLAGKLLINNQNYKDESKVKQIFRRVNSLNPKLDIESITWHSKDLADNIGIYGAITTSSATNEFEEKFKYNSDKPIVTKLSKQDSNLKVMNLSIGLSDIKNNLIGYLDLPINLSNIITESTSHINLPFTFDIDTTNTPQNSRTNILIRHIPKIENLPYRVSIGYNKKYFLLSIFRLCLVRCMLTFVVGITLLVIYTLQQKKQIIKDYKDIFKQEIDSLKVSVNKLEKNNALIEAYKSSLNSTGCFNLELSKQKSLSIEIIRESNNTLAKLLNNELDIEVNYEKLKNVMQKIESITTQLLNNIVDNENYNTISLKALTDEIISLFSPIAIKQKITINNIIKGSVKIKANELILKQVLVSLLARAIRSLPEGSKIEISSRKEKQNIIFCFEDNGFGLTDNFLNSLQFKGQDEIEQLVGNLMIDYTHLPYVAQESLQGKLSTTHSHRQGNKVTLTMPSTQEEENIYSNSKIVFLHSNRSRQPL; this is encoded by the coding sequence ATGAATTATAAAAATTTTATAAATATATTAAGATGGAATTATAGACTTAACTATGAAAACTCTCTATTTAACAAAGTATATCAACTGCAATTAAAGCCGATCTACAAATCATCTATATTAGCTTTATGCTTAATATGTATAGTAATTATACTAGGTACATTCTATGTAGAGTATTATACAATCCGAAAATCCGTTAAGCTTAGAGCTGAACAAATACATGAATCTTTAGCCTCCACTATGCTTCGCTACAATGAATCTTTGTTATTAGCAGGTAAACTACTAATTAATAACCAAAACTATAAAGATGAAAGTAAAGTTAAACAAATATTTAGAAGAGTAAATTCATTAAACCCGAAATTAGATATTGAGAGCATAACTTGGCATAGTAAAGACTTAGCTGATAACATAGGTATATATGGTGCAATTACTACTTCTTCGGCAACAAATGAGTTTGAAGAAAAATTTAAATATAATTCTGATAAGCCTATAGTTACAAAATTATCTAAGCAAGATAGCAATCTAAAAGTAATGAATCTATCTATTGGACTAAGTGATATAAAAAACAACTTAATAGGTTATCTTGATCTTCCTATAAATTTATCAAATATTATTACCGAATCGACATCACATATAAACTTACCTTTTACATTTGATATTGACACAACCAATACACCTCAAAATAGTCGAACAAATATACTCATAAGGCATATACCTAAAATAGAAAACTTACCTTATAGAGTTTCTATAGGATATAATAAAAAATATTTCTTATTATCCATATTCAGATTATGTCTAGTCAGATGCATGTTAACATTTGTAGTCGGTATTACGTTATTAGTTATATATACCTTACAGCAAAAGAAGCAGATCATTAAAGATTACAAAGATATATTTAAGCAGGAAATAGATTCACTTAAGGTCTCTGTAAATAAATTAGAGAAGAATAATGCCTTAATTGAGGCTTATAAGAGCTCCCTAAATTCTACTGGTTGTTTTAATTTAGAGCTTAGTAAGCAAAAAAGCTTATCGATTGAAATAATTAGAGAATCTAATAATACACTTGCTAAGCTTCTTAATAATGAACTTGATATTGAAGTAAATTATGAAAAGCTTAAAAATGTTATGCAGAAAATTGAAAGTATTACTACTCAACTTTTAAATAATATAGTTGATAACGAGAATTATAACACGATAAGCCTAAAAGCTTTAACAGATGAAATAATAAGCTTGTTTTCACCGATCGCAATCAAGCAGAAAATTACAATTAATAATATTATTAAAGGTTCGGTAAAAATCAAAGCTAATGAATTGATTTTAAAACAAGTCCTGGTTAGTTTATTAGCTCGTGCTATAAGATCATTGCCTGAAGGGAGTAAAATTGAAATAAGTTCAAGGAAAGAAAAGCAAAATATTATATTTTGCTTCGAAGATAACGGCTTTGGTCTTACAGATAACTTTTTAAATAGCTTACAGTTTAAGGGTCAAGACGAAATAGAGCAGTTAGTTGGAAATTTAATGATCGATTATACTCATCTTCCTTATGTAGCGCAGGAATCTTTGCAGGGTAAATTATCTACAACACACTCACACCGCCAAGGGAACAAGGTTACTTTAACCATGCCAAGTACTCAAGAAGAAGAGAACATATACTCTAATTCAAAAATTGTATTTTTACATTCTAATCGTAGTAGACAACCGTTATGA
- a CDS encoding helix-turn-helix domain-containing protein encodes MKETRQINYENKLLSRKEAAEFLGLKENTLAVWACNKTYYIPMFKIGKYVKYKLTDLIKFIEDQEMGKMHL; translated from the coding sequence ATGAAAGAAACCAGACAAATAAATTATGAAAATAAATTACTTTCCAGAAAAGAAGCAGCTGAATTCTTAGGACTTAAAGAAAACACGCTAGCTGTTTGGGCATGCAATAAAACTTATTATATACCGATGTTTAAGATAGGTAAGTATGTTAAGTATAAGTTAACCGATTTAATTAAGTTTATTGAAGATCAGGAAATGGGCAAAATGCACCTTTAG